One window of the Micromonas commoda chromosome 9, complete sequence genome contains the following:
- a CDS encoding predicted protein yields the protein MVLVLCIGDMHIPHRVADLPPKFRSLLVPGKIQHVLCTGDVCVKETHDYLRSLCADVHAVRGNYDDAGPDGFARQWPDSKVVTIGDFKFGLVHGHQVVPHGDVNALAAAQRAMNVDVLVAGQAKRWGAHKVEDRLIVNPGSATGAFRDEDPEAHPSFVLVDVDGPRATCYVYELRGEEVKVDKVEYSKA from the coding sequence atggTGCTCGTGCTTTGCATCGGGGACATGCACATCCCCCACCGGGTAGCGGACCTGCCCCCAAAGTTCAGATCCCTGCTCGTCCCTGGGAAGATCCAGCACGTGCTCTGCACCGGGGACGTGTGCGTCAAGGAGACGCACGATTATCTCAGGAGCCTCTGCGCGGACGTTCACGCGGTGCGGGGCAactacgacgacgcgggaccCGACGGCTTCGCCAGGCAGTGGCCCGACAGCAAGGTCGTGACGATCGGGGACTTCAAGTTTGGGCTCGTCCACGGCCACCAGGTGGTGCcccacggcgacgtgaacgcgctcgcggcggcgcagcgcgcgatGAACGTCGACGTGCTGGTCGCCGGGCAAGCCAAGCGGTGGGGCGCGCACAAGGTCGAGGACCGGTTGATCGTCAACCCCGGCAGCGCCACGGGGGCGTTTCGCGACGAGGATCCCGAAGCGCATCCTTCGTtcgtgctcgtcgacgtggacggaccgagggcgacgtgctACGTGTACGAGctgcgcggggaggaggtCAAGGTGGACAAGGTGGAGTATTCCAAGGCGTAG
- a CDS encoding predicted protein — protein sequence MTSGMVFGWGGLRDVWRIPAYVREVNADPRELRALEDLQRTRSRPEFNPSHVSAMTSLGFWYYYLVGALASWILPAPAMPLAYACAAWAMGTAGWAVMSCGRRVACRYWITTGSTVVAAVAASYVPSMPTVLAAQAVCAVAATTTRRWRRDGVFGKEDRPITFRAASLVLLALLALAALSGVAMYKWAIDLDVYSPDPETGEWRMDGEEFAFRLRRGVHSTWTKRGFAGFGDLDHFNSGITAAEARALLSLDRGASAEDVRAAFRRESLRWHPDKYRGDDPEGAREMQHKLAMARDALLPGRVAFDEDLAPFVRYTEYTEVEVPDEREGWGESGEGARTREPEPAREPEPTPEPEPEPEPEKVKYYREEEPDDDDGGEYDPKMLEEELRRAFATYDRDEDGKMARGEFRFAMSKAGLRYTNDEFEKVWSTEFNGKPSLDFDDFARFVAKHDVEPPAGPEHAGGHDATEL from the coding sequence ATGACGTCCGGCATGGTGTTCGGCTGGGGAGGCCTGAGAGACGTATGGCGCATCCCGGCCTACGTCCGCGAGGTCAACGCCGATCCAAGAgagcttcgcgcgctcgaggacctcCAAAGGACACGTTCCCGCCCCGAGTTCAATCCCTCGCACGTCAGCGCCATGACCTCGCTCGGGTTCTGGTACTActacctcgtcggcgccctcgcgtcgtggatcctacccgcgcccgcgatgccACTCGCgtacgcgtgcgccgcgtgggCGATGGGCACCGCCGGTTGGGCCGTCATGAGCTGCGGCCGCAGGGTCGCGTGCCGTTACTGGATCACGACGGGATcaaccgtcgtcgccgcggtagCCGCGTCGTACGTCCCGTCGATGCCgacggtcctcgccgcgcaggccgtctgcgccgtcgccgcgacgaccacgcgtcgctggcgccGGGACGGCGTGTTCGGAAAGGAAGACAGGCCCATAACcttccgcgcggcgtcgctggtCCTTTtggcgctgctcgcgctcgccgcgctcagcggcgtcgcgatgtACAAATGGGCGATCGACCTGGACGTGTACTCGCCCGATCCGGAGACTGGGGAGTGGAGgatggacggcgaggagttCGCGTTCAGGCTCAGACGCGGCGTGCACAGCACGTGGACCAAACGCGGGTTCGCCGGCTTCGGCGACCTCGATCACTTCAACTCCGggatcaccgccgccgaggccaggGCGCTTCTGTcgctcgaccgcggcgcctccgccgaggacgtcagGGCGGCGTTCCGTCGCGAGTCGCTCAGGTGGCACCCGGATAAgtaccgcggcgatgatcccgagggcgcgcgagAGATGCAACACAAACTGGCGATGGCGAGAGACGCGTTGCTCCCGGGGCGGGTCGCGTTTGACGAAGATTTGGCGCCGTTTGTTCGGTACACGGAGTATACAGAGGTGGAGGTtccggacgagcgcgaggggtgGGGGGAAagtggcgagggcgctcggacccgcgagcccgagcccgcacgcgagcccgagcccacacccgagcccgagcccgagcccgagcccgagaagGTCAAGTACTatcgcgaggaggagcccgacgacgacgacggcggcgagtaCGACCCCAAGATGCTGGAGGAGGAACTCCGGCGGGCGTTCGCCACGTACGacagggacgaggacggtaagatggcgcgcggcgagttcAGGTTCGCCATGTCCAAAGCCGGGCTGCGATACACCAACGACGAGTTTGAAAAAGTCTGGTCCACGGAATTCAACGGAAAGCCGAGTTTGGACTTTGACGACTTTGCGCGGTTCGTCGCGAAGCACGACGTCGAGCCGCCCGCTGGCCCGGAACATGCGGGAGGGCACGACGCGACCGAGCTGTGA
- a CDS encoding predicted protein translates to MASSLGLRAAAPARARVATQSSRSMVVRAAVSTPAPVVVKREDVITSDPFNNVTDHIFEKIGTNLHKRPDHPLGIIKSVIESYFDEKYGKDVFTSYDDLYPVVSTYANFDSVLVPPDHVSRSQNDTYYVDNDTVLRCHTSAHQLEMLKEGARKFLVTGDVYRRDSIDATHFPVFHQMEGFRVFEPQEWEEAGKESVDLAAEELKDCLEGLARHLFGDVEMRWVDAYFPFTEPSFELEIFFKGEWLEVLGCGVTEMKILEEAGLGDKRAWAFGLGLERLAMVLFDIPDIRLFWSDDKRFSKQFKEGMFKAGGVDMQKFKPYSKYPPCLKDVSFWLPKEGDTFTENNLCEVVRDVAGSLVEEVKLIDEFTNPKKGLTSNCYRIVYRSMERSLTDDEINALQEKVREDMVSKLGVELR, encoded by the exons ATGGCTTCCAGCCTCggtctccgcgccgcggcgcccgcgcgcgcgcgtgtcgccACTCAGAGCTCCCGCTCTAtggtcgtccgcgcggcggtctccacccccgcgcccgtcgtggtCAAGCGCGAAG ACGTCATCACGTCGGATCCATTCAACAACGTCACGGACCACATCTTCGAGAAGATCGGCACCAACCTTCACAAGCGCCCCGATCACCCTCTCGGCATCATCAAGTCCGTCATCGAGTCCTACTTTGACGAGAAGTACGGCAAGGACGTGTTCACCTCCTACGACGACCTCTACCCCGTCGTGTCCACGTACGCCAACTTCGACAGCGTCCTCGTGCCCCCCGACCACGTGTCCAGGTCCCAGAACGATACCTACTACGTCGATAACGACACCGTGCTCCGCTGCCACACCTCGGCGCATCAGCTCGAGATGCTCAAGGAGGGTGCCCGGAAGTTTTTGGTCACGGGTGACGTGTACCGCCGCGACAGCATCGACGCCACGCACTTCCCGGTGTTTCACCAGATGGAGGGCTTCCGCGTGTTCGAGCCGCAGGAgtgggaggaggcggggaAGGAGtccgtcgacctcgccgcggaggagctgaAGGATTGCCTCGAGGGTTTGGCCAGGCACCTcttcggcgacgtggagatGCGCTGGGTGGACGCGTACTTCCCCTTCACCGAGCCGTCGTTCGAGCTCGAGATCTTCTTCAAGGGCGAGTGGCTGGAGGTGCTCGGTTGCGGCGTCACCGAGATGAAGATCCTGGAGGAGGCTGGGCTGGGGGATAAGCGCGCGTGGGCGTTTGGCCTCGGTCTGGAGAGGCTCGCGATGGTCCTCTTCGACATCCCGGATATCCGCCTCTTCTGGTCCGACGATAAGCGTTTCTCGAAGCAGTTCAAGGAGGGCATGTTCAAGGCTGGCGGCGTGGACATGCAGAAGTTCAAGCCGTACTCCAAGTACCCGCCGTGCCTCAAGGACGTCTCCTTCTGGCTGCCCAAGGAGGGTGACACGTTCACCGAGAACAACCTCTGCGAGGTTGTCCGCGACGTGGCGGGTTCGCTGGTCGAGGAGGTGAAGCTGATCGACGAGTTCACGAACCCGAAGAAGGGACTCACGTCCAACTGCTACAGGATCGTGTACAGGAGCATGGAGAGGTCGTTGACGGATGATGAGATCAACGCGCTTCAGGAAAAGGTGCGCGAGGACATGGTGTCCAAGCTCGGCGTGGAGCTCCGCTGA
- a CDS encoding predicted protein, with product GGLEEQVTTAILHAAFIPFGPIKDVDIPMDHQTQAHRGFGFVTFEETEDAAEAMDNMHNAELYGKVLRCNYAQPRAIKGGNQGWSMQPVWADADKYKEDVEEAKK from the exons GGCGGCCTCGAGGAGCAGGTCACCACGGCTATTTTGCACGCGGCGTTCATCCCGTTCGGTCCGATCAAGGACGTCGACATCCCGATGGACCATCAGACGCAGGCACACCGGGGGTTCGGCTTCGTCACCTTTGAGGAAAC cgaggacgcggcggaggcgatggacAACATGCACAACGCCGAGCTGTACGGTAAAGTTCTGCGGTGCAACTacgcgcagcctcgcgccATCAAGGGAGGAAACCAGGGGTGGAGCATGCAGCCGGTGTGGGCGGATGCGGACAAGTACAAGGAGGAcgtggaggaggccaagaaa